Proteins from one Bos indicus x Bos taurus breed Angus x Brahman F1 hybrid chromosome 19, Bos_hybrid_MaternalHap_v2.0, whole genome shotgun sequence genomic window:
- the WFIKKN2 gene encoding WAP, Kazal, immunoglobulin, Kunitz and NTR domain-containing protein 2 translates to MWALRGCRSGSRWGQGAALLLLLLGVPPRGLALPPLRYSHAGICPNDMNPNLWVDAQSTCKRECETDQECETYEKCCPNVCGTKSCVAARYMDVKGKKGPVGMPKEATCDHFMCLQQGSECDIWDGQPVCKCRDRCEKEPSFTCASDGLTYYNRCYMDAEACSKGITLAVVTCRYHFTWPNTSPSPPETTVHPTTAPPETPGLDATAPALLNHPAHQSVTVGETVSFLCDVVGRPRPEITWEKQLEDRENVVMRPNHVRGNVVVTNIAQLVIYNAQPQDAGIYTCTARNAAGVLRADFPLSVVSGGQASATAESSPNGTALPAAECLKPPDSDDCGEEQTRWYFDAQANNCLTFTFGHCHRNRNHFETYEACMLACMSGSLAMCSLPALQGPCKAYVPRWAYNSQTGQCQSFVYGGCEGNGNNFESREDCEESCPFPRGNQRCRACKPRQKLVTSFCRSDFVILGRISELTEEPDSGRALVTVDEVLKDEKMGLKFLGQEPLEVTLLHMDWTCPCPNVTVGEAPLIIMGEVDGGMAVLRPDSFVGASSTRRARKLREVMHKKTCDVLKDFPGLQ, encoded by the exons ATGTGGGCCCTGCGGGGCTGCCGTTCCGGGTCccgctgggggcagggggcagccctgctgttgctgctgcttggGGTGCCCCCTCGAGGCCTGGCCCTGCCACCCCTCCGATACTCTCACGCCGGCATCTGTCCCAACGACATGAACCCCAACCTCTGGGTGGATGCCCAGAGCACCTGCAAGCGGGAGTGTGAGACGGACCAG GAGTGTGAGACCTATGAGAAGTGCTGCCCCAACGTGTGTGGGACCAAGAGCTGCGTGGCGGCCCGCTACATGGATGTGAAGGGGAAGAAGGGCCCCGTGGGCATGCCCAAGGAGGCCACGTGCGACCACTTCATGTGTCTGCAGCAGGGCTCTGAATGTGACATCTGGGATGGCCAGCCAGTGTGCAAATGCAGAGATCGCTGTGAGAAGGAGCCCAGCTTTACCTGCGCCTCGGATGGCCTCACCTACTATAACCGCTGCTACATGGACGCTGAAGCCTGCTCCAAGGGCATCACGCTGGCTGTCGTCACCTGCCGCTATCACTTCACCTGGCCCAACACCAGCCCCTCACCCCCCGAGACCACTGTGCATCCCACCACGGCTCCTCCAGAGACCCCTGGGCTGGACGCCACGGCCCCAGCTCTGCTCAACCACCCTGCGCACCAGTCAGTCACTGTGGGTGAGACGGTGAGCTTTCTCTGTGATGTGGTGGGCCGACCCCGGCCTGAGATCACCTGGGAGAAACAGCTGGAGGACCGGGAGAACGTGGTCATGAGACCCAACCATGTGCGCGGCAACGTGGTGGTCACCAACATCGCCCAGCTGGTCATCTACAACGCCCAGCCCCAGGACGCTGGCATCTACACCTGCACAGCCCGCAACGCTGCTGGCGTCCTGCGCGCTGACTTCCCACTGTCGGTGGTCAGTGGGGGTCAGGCTTCAGCCACCGCAGAGAGTAGCCCCAACGGCACAGCCTTACCCGCAGCTGAGTGCCTGAAACCCCCTGACAGCGACGATTGCGGTGAGGAGCAGACCCGCTGGTACTTCGACGCCCAAGCCAACAACTGCCTGACCTTCACCTTCGGCCATTGCCACCGCAACCGCAACCACTTTGAGACCTATGAGGCCTGCATGCTGGCCTGCATGAGTGGGTCGTTGGCCATGTGCAGCCTGCCTGCCTTGCAGGGGCCCTGCAAGGCCTATGTGCCCCGCTGGGCCTACAACAGCCAGACAGGCCAGTGCCAGTCCTTTGTCTATGGCGGCTGCGAGGGCAACGGCAACAACTTTGAGAGCCGCGAGGACTGCGAGGAGTCCTGCCCGTTCCCTCGGGGGAACCAGCGCTGCCGGGCCTGCAAGCCAAGGCAGAAGCTTGTCACCAGCTTCTGTCGGAGTGACTTTGTTATCTTGGGCCGAATCTCCGAGCTGACCGAGGAGCCCGATTCAGGCCGTGCCCTGGTGACTGTGGACGAGGTCCTAAAGGATGAGAAGATGGGCCTCAAGTTCCTGGGCCAGGAGCCGTTGGAGGTCACTCTGCTCCACATGGACTGGACCTGCCCCTGCCCCAACGTGACAGTGGGCGAGGCGCCGCTCATCATCATGGGCGAGGTGGACGGCGGCATGGCCGTGCTGCGGCCCGACAGCTTTGTGGGAGCCTCGAGCACCCGGCGGGCTCGGAAGCTGCGTGAGGTCATGCACAAGAAAACCTGCGATGTCCTCAAGGACTTCCCAGGCTTGCAGTGA